The following coding sequences are from one Primulina eburnea isolate SZY01 chromosome 15, ASM2296580v1, whole genome shotgun sequence window:
- the LOC140814257 gene encoding homeobox-leucine zipper protein HAT3-like → MAKKDDYLGLSLSLRCPENLNPDPLPPPSATRLAAAAPLPLNLFRSPSPFMQLQKNSRTDAFQTVAALQAEPRTFLGGIDINRTLTVVECDEDEEVIVTSPNSTVSSISGKRSDREANDGERTESSSMEIEEDGGDAASRKKLRLFKEQAAVLEVTFKEHSTLNPKQKMELVKQLNLRPRQVELDK, encoded by the exons atgGCAAAAAAAGATGATTATTTAGGGTTGAGTTTGAGCTTGAGATGCCCGGAGAATCTGAATCCTGACCCTCTTCCTCCGCCTTCCGCCACGCGCCTAGCGGCAGCGGCTCCCTTGCCGTTGAATCTGTTTAGATCTCCTTCACCTTTTATGCAGCTGCAAAAAAATTCAAGAACTGATGCATTTCAAACTGTCGCAG CTCTCCAGGCGGAGCCCAGAACATTTCTTGGTGGGATCGATATAAATCGAACATTAACTGTAGTAGAATGCGATGAAGATGAAGAAGTGATTGTTACATCCCCAAACAGCACAGTTTCAAGCATAAGCGGTAAGAGAAGTGATAGGGAAGCGAACGACGGAGAGAGAACGGAGAGCAGCTCCATGGAGATAGAGGAAGACGGAGGCGACGCGGCGTCGAGGAAGAAGCTCCGCCTGTTCAAGGAACAGGCGGCGGTGCTGGAAGTGACTTTCAAGGAGCACAGCACTCTCAATCCG AAGCAAAAAATGGAACTAGTGAAACAGCTAAATCTGAGGCCTCGGCAGGTAGAGCTGGACAAATAA